The following are from one region of the Roseobacter fucihabitans genome:
- a CDS encoding zinc-binding dehydrogenase: MQTIKAAVCHSFGTPLQIEDIQLRAPEMGEVEVTLDAVAICHSDISYAEGAWGGSLPAVYGHEAAGIITTLGPGVRGLSHGDSVVVTLIRACGTCGSCAGGKPTLCETPYDGDHGPIKTATGGKLHQAMATGAFAQKVVVDQKQVVRISPDIPKDAASLIACGVITGVGAVVNAANLRPGQDVVVIGAGGVGLNAIQGARISGARRIIAVDMSADKLATAKEFGATHGVLATDEKPWKQAMKALGGRGADAVIVTVGAIPAYDQAPRYLAQGGKVVMVGMPHSDAYSSYEPVVLAALGQGMVGSKMGDVVIQRDIPWMVDLYAQGRLKLDELISGRWSLDQINEAIADTKSGGARRNVIIFDR; the protein is encoded by the coding sequence ATGCAAACCATCAAAGCCGCCGTTTGCCATAGCTTTGGCACGCCCCTCCAGATCGAAGACATCCAGTTGCGCGCCCCTGAAATGGGCGAGGTCGAAGTGACACTGGACGCTGTTGCGATTTGTCATTCCGATATTTCCTACGCCGAGGGGGCCTGGGGCGGGTCCCTGCCCGCGGTCTATGGGCATGAAGCAGCGGGGATCATCACCACCCTCGGTCCGGGTGTGCGGGGCTTGTCGCACGGCGATAGCGTCGTCGTCACCCTGATCCGCGCCTGTGGGACCTGCGGCAGTTGCGCGGGGGGTAAACCCACGCTGTGCGAAACGCCCTATGACGGCGATCATGGCCCGATCAAAACCGCAACGGGTGGCAAATTGCATCAGGCCATGGCCACCGGTGCCTTTGCGCAAAAGGTGGTGGTGGACCAAAAACAGGTGGTGCGGATCAGCCCCGATATCCCCAAGGACGCCGCCAGCCTGATTGCCTGCGGTGTTATCACCGGTGTGGGCGCCGTCGTGAACGCCGCCAACCTGCGCCCCGGCCAGGACGTCGTTGTGATCGGCGCGGGGGGTGTCGGCCTCAATGCGATCCAGGGTGCACGCATCAGCGGTGCGCGCCGCATCATCGCTGTCGACATGAGCGCGGATAAGCTGGCCACGGCCAAGGAGTTCGGCGCAACCCACGGGGTGCTGGCCACGGATGAAAAGCCTTGGAAACAAGCGATGAAGGCCTTGGGCGGGCGCGGCGCGGATGCCGTGATCGTGACCGTCGGGGCCATTCCCGCCTATGATCAGGCCCCGCGTTATCTGGCACAGGGGGGCAAGGTCGTCATGGTGGGCATGCCCCATTCGGACGCGTATTCCAGCTATGAGCCCGTTGTTCTGGCGGCTTTGGGTCAGGGGATGGTGGGCTCCAAGATGGGCGATGTCGTGATCCAGCGCGATATTCCCTGGATGGTCGATCTTTATGCGCAGGGACGCTTGAAACTGGATGAGCTGATCTCGGGCCGCTGGTCGCTCGATCAAATCAACGAGGCGATTGCCGATACCAAATCAGGCGGAGCCCGCCGCAATGTCATCATTTTCGATAGGTAA
- a CDS encoding TCR/Tet family MFS transporter gives MRPAVVFIMLTVMLDAMGIGLIIPVMPDLIQEIQGTGLSNAALWGGVLSTTFAVMQFIFGPIIGGLSDRFGRRPILLTSLVVMALDYLLMAVAGSIALLLIGRIVGGITAATQSTANAYMADISRPEDRAANFGLVGAAFGLGFVLGPLLGGFLAEYGTRAPFYAAAALAALNALFGYFVLRETVTKDTQRPFRWARANPLGSIRQLGRLPGVGALLIVFFLYQVAFMVYPAIWAFFGKERFGWDPATIGLSLALFGIMLAIVQGGLIRPVLRLLGERGTVIYGHFFDIVAFLALAFVTNGTLALILTPLAGLAAVITPALQGIMSKAVAADAQGELQGALTSASALAMILSPMVMTSVFASFTSPEATVYLPGAPFILSAVLIAAGLAVFIAFPPRQSPNPKEVL, from the coding sequence ATGCGCCCGGCAGTCGTTTTCATCATGCTCACGGTCATGCTCGACGCGATGGGCATCGGGTTGATCATCCCGGTCATGCCCGATCTGATACAGGAAATTCAAGGCACGGGCCTGAGCAACGCGGCCCTCTGGGGCGGCGTTCTATCGACCACTTTCGCGGTGATGCAATTCATCTTTGGCCCTATCATCGGCGGGCTGTCGGACCGTTTCGGGCGCCGGCCCATCTTGCTGACCTCGCTGGTAGTCATGGCGCTGGATTACCTCCTCATGGCGGTGGCGGGCAGCATCGCCCTGCTGCTCATTGGCCGCATCGTCGGGGGCATTACGGCGGCTACGCAATCCACCGCCAACGCCTATATGGCCGATATTTCACGCCCCGAGGACCGCGCCGCAAATTTCGGGCTGGTCGGTGCCGCCTTTGGTCTGGGGTTTGTGCTTGGCCCCTTGCTGGGTGGTTTTCTCGCGGAATACGGGACGCGCGCGCCGTTTTACGCCGCCGCCGCATTAGCCGCCCTCAATGCCCTGTTCGGCTATTTCGTCTTGCGCGAAACCGTCACAAAAGACACGCAACGCCCCTTCCGCTGGGCGCGCGCCAACCCCCTGGGCAGCATCCGCCAATTGGGCCGTTTGCCCGGTGTCGGCGCGCTGCTGATCGTCTTTTTCCTCTATCAGGTGGCCTTTATGGTCTATCCTGCGATCTGGGCGTTTTTTGGCAAGGAACGATTCGGCTGGGACCCCGCCACCATAGGGCTCAGCCTTGCTCTTTTCGGCATCATGCTGGCCATTGTTCAGGGCGGCCTGATCCGCCCCGTGCTGCGGCTGCTGGGGGAACGCGGCACGGTGATCTATGGCCACTTCTTTGATATCGTCGCCTTTCTGGCGCTGGCCTTCGTGACCAACGGAACGCTGGCGCTCATCCTGACACCGCTGGCGGGACTGGCCGCGGTCATTACCCCCGCATTGCAAGGGATCATGTCCAAAGCCGTGGCCGCGGATGCGCAGGGCGAATTGCAAGGTGCGCTGACCTCTGCAAGCGCGCTGGCCATGATCCTCTCTCCCATGGTGATGACCAGCGTTTTCGCAAGTTTCACCAGCCCGGAGGCGACGGTATACCTGCCCGGCGCCCCGTTTATCCTATCCGCTGTGCTGATTGCTGCGGGGCTTGCGGTCTTCATCGCCTTCCCGCCCCGCCAATCGCCAAATCCAAAAGAGGTGCTTTAA
- a CDS encoding cobalamin-independent methionine synthase II family protein, whose product MSISTTHVGSLPRTQETVDFIFAREREEPYNPAAFDAAMTVAVSDTVAKQVAAGIDIVSDGETSKISYATYVKDRYTGFSGDSPRNAPADLKKFPSFLKRLADDGGTPKYARPMCTGAVKSKGQGELQKDIDNLKAGMAEHGATRGFMNAASPGVISLFLQNDFYKTREAYLAALADAMREEYQTIVAAGLDVQLDCPDLALSRHMLFNDLSDAEFLKIAGAHVEALNHALQDVPEECIRIHICWGNYEGPHVCDIGMDKVFDTLMSAKARYVLFETSNPRHAHEWTVFRDRKADIPDTKVLVPGVVDTTTNFVEHPELVAQRIERFTGIVGAERVIAGSDCGFGTFAGFGAVDPEIAFAKLEALSEGAKLAGSR is encoded by the coding sequence ATGAGTATCTCAACCACCCACGTCGGCAGCCTTCCCCGCACACAAGAAACCGTGGATTTCATTTTTGCGCGGGAGCGCGAGGAACCCTATAACCCGGCGGCATTCGATGCGGCGATGACGGTGGCAGTATCCGACACGGTCGCCAAACAGGTCGCGGCGGGTATCGACATCGTCAGCGATGGGGAGACGTCCAAGATCTCCTATGCCACCTATGTCAAAGATCGCTATACGGGTTTTTCCGGAGATAGCCCGCGCAACGCCCCGGCCGATCTCAAGAAATTCCCCAGCTTTCTCAAACGCCTGGCCGATGATGGTGGTACGCCGAAATATGCGCGCCCGATGTGTACCGGCGCGGTGAAATCCAAAGGGCAGGGCGAGTTGCAAAAGGATATTGATAACCTCAAGGCAGGTATGGCCGAGCACGGTGCGACACGCGGGTTCATGAATGCGGCCAGCCCCGGTGTGATTTCGCTGTTTTTGCAAAACGACTTCTACAAGACCCGCGAGGCCTATCTGGCCGCCCTAGCGGATGCCATGCGCGAGGAATATCAGACCATCGTGGCCGCCGGGCTGGATGTGCAACTGGATTGTCCCGATCTGGCGTTGTCGCGGCACATGCTGTTCAATGATCTGAGCGATGCGGAATTCCTGAAAATCGCCGGGGCGCATGTCGAAGCGCTGAACCATGCTTTGCAGGATGTGCCCGAAGAGTGCATCCGCATTCACATTTGCTGGGGCAATTACGAGGGTCCGCATGTCTGTGACATCGGCATGGATAAGGTGTTCGACACGCTGATGTCGGCCAAGGCGCGCTATGTGCTGTTTGAAACCTCCAACCCGCGCCACGCGCATGAATGGACGGTGTTTCGCGACCGCAAAGCCGATATTCCGGACACCAAGGTATTGGTGCCCGGTGTGGTGGATACCACGACCAATTTCGTCGAACACCCCGAATTGGTGGCTCAACGGATTGAACGTTTCACAGGGATCGTGGGGGCCGAGCGGGTGATCGCCGGATCGGATTGCGGCTTTGGGACCTTTGCGGGGTTCGGTGCGGTGGATCCCGAGATTGCCTTTGCCAAGCTGGAGGCCCTCTCGGAAGGGGCAAAACTTGCGGGGTCGCGGTGA
- a CDS encoding mandelate racemase/muconate lactonizing enzyme family protein has translation MKLTDLDIIITAPPAPGWGGRYWILVKLTTDNGIVGWGECYAASVGPDAMCAVIEDVFNRHMAHENPENIELMFRRAYSSGFTQRPDLTVMGAFSGLEIACWDILGKARDRPVWALLGGQMNDRIRAYTYLYPEAGHDMAAFWTSPDMAAQSAAAMVAKGYTAVKFDPAGPYTMRGGHMPGMRDISQSVAFCKAIREAVGDRADLLFGTHGQFSTAGAIRLGQALEPFSPLWYEEPIPPDAVEEMAKVARAVRIPVATGERLTTKAEFASILRAGAAHILQPALGRAGGIWEAKKIAILAETHNAQMAPHLYAGPVEWAANIHLAASIPNLLMAETIETPFHAALIRNTIRVENGFVTPPEAPGLGIEVDEDLARAHPYTGTGLHLEMRDAPCDYVNGNAFEGGAPAPKT, from the coding sequence ATGAAACTCACCGACCTCGACATCATCATCACCGCCCCCCCGGCACCGGGGTGGGGCGGGCGCTATTGGATCCTGGTCAAACTCACCACGGATAACGGGATCGTCGGCTGGGGCGAATGCTACGCAGCCTCGGTCGGCCCTGACGCCATGTGCGCGGTCATCGAGGATGTATTCAACCGCCACATGGCCCATGAAAACCCCGAAAACATCGAATTGATGTTCCGTCGCGCCTATTCCTCGGGCTTCACACAACGCCCCGATCTGACGGTGATGGGCGCGTTTTCCGGCCTTGAAATCGCCTGTTGGGACATCTTGGGCAAAGCGCGCGACCGCCCTGTCTGGGCGCTGCTGGGGGGGCAAATGAATGATCGCATCCGCGCCTATACCTACCTCTACCCTGAGGCCGGACATGACATGGCCGCCTTCTGGACCTCCCCCGACATGGCCGCACAAAGCGCCGCCGCGATGGTGGCAAAAGGCTATACGGCGGTCAAATTTGACCCTGCTGGCCCCTATACCATGCGCGGTGGCCATATGCCGGGCATGCGCGATATCTCTCAATCCGTCGCCTTTTGCAAAGCCATCCGGGAGGCTGTGGGCGACCGGGCCGACCTGCTCTTTGGCACCCATGGTCAATTCAGCACGGCAGGCGCAATCCGGCTGGGCCAAGCGCTGGAGCCCTTCTCACCCCTCTGGTATGAGGAGCCGATCCCGCCAGATGCCGTCGAGGAAATGGCCAAAGTCGCGCGGGCCGTGCGCATCCCCGTGGCCACCGGCGAACGCCTGACAACCAAGGCGGAATTTGCGTCCATCCTACGCGCCGGGGCCGCCCATATCCTGCAACCCGCTCTGGGGCGCGCGGGCGGCATCTGGGAGGCGAAAAAAATCGCCATCCTCGCCGAAACCCATAACGCACAAATGGCCCCGCATCTTTATGCCGGTCCCGTTGAATGGGCGGCGAACATCCACTTGGCCGCCTCCATCCCCAATCTGCTGATGGCCGAAACCATAGAGACGCCCTTTCACGCCGCGCTGATCAGGAACACGATCCGGGTCGAGAACGGGTTCGTCACCCCGCCCGAAGCGCCCGGGCTGGGCATTGAGGTCGACGAAGACCTCGCCCGCGCGCATCCCTATACGGGCACCGGGCTGCATCTGGAGATGCGCGACGCACCGTGTGATTATGTGAACGGAAACGCTTTTGAGGGCGGTGCACCCGCCCCCAAGACATGA
- a CDS encoding RraA family protein produces the protein MSDPLFDLLRRVDTPTVCNAIEVAQGKRGFDDFTRGTMRASDPAAPAMVGYARTARIQAVNPPEEPPDVIRARRMGYYKYMAEGPRPGVAVVQDMDVPNAIGAYWGEVNTNIHKAFGLSGALTDGVMRDLGDLPEGFAVVAGSVGPSHGFVHVIDYDQPVEIFGMKVTPGALVHADRHGAVVIPTDVVPRLSDAIAQLFKSEKIVFDAVKGKEIDFAQFEAVWAAFEASRT, from the coding sequence ATGTCCGATCCGCTGTTTGACCTGCTGCGCCGGGTGGATACGCCGACGGTCTGCAACGCGATTGAGGTGGCGCAGGGCAAGCGGGGTTTTGATGATTTCACCCGTGGCACGATGCGCGCCTCGGACCCTGCGGCCCCGGCGATGGTCGGCTATGCCCGCACGGCACGTATTCAGGCGGTGAACCCGCCCGAAGAGCCACCCGACGTGATCCGGGCGCGCCGTATGGGGTATTATAAATACATGGCCGAAGGTCCGCGTCCGGGCGTGGCCGTGGTGCAGGACATGGATGTGCCAAACGCGATCGGTGCCTATTGGGGTGAGGTGAACACCAATATCCACAAGGCGTTTGGCTTATCGGGGGCTTTGACGGATGGCGTCATGCGTGACCTTGGCGATTTGCCGGAGGGGTTTGCAGTGGTGGCTGGCTCGGTTGGTCCGAGCCACGGGTTCGTGCATGTGATCGATTATGATCAACCGGTGGAGATTTTCGGCATGAAGGTTACGCCGGGGGCGTTGGTGCATGCGGATCGGCACGGGGCTGTTGTGATTCCAACGGATGTGGTGCCGCGTCTGAGCGATGCGATTGCGCAGCTGTTCAAATCCGAAAAGATCGTGTTTGACGCGGTTAAGGGCAAAGAGATTGATTTCGCGCAGTTCGAAGCGGTTTGGGCGGCTTTTGAGGCGTCGCGTACCTGA